Below is a window of Trichosurus vulpecula isolate mTriVul1 chromosome 4, mTriVul1.pri, whole genome shotgun sequence DNA.
GTCTCTTGGACTCAATCCAAATAATTCCATAGCTCTGCTAAGGAAAGGGATAGGTGAATACCATGAAAAAAACTATGCTGAGGCTCTAGAGAGTTTCACAGAAGGACATAAATTAGATGATACAGATAATACTTTCAACACCTGGATTAAAAGGTGTcaagaaactaaaaataaagaagtatCAGAACCTGGGATGATTGTACAACAGCAAACCCAGCAATCAAAAATCAAGTATGACTGGTACCAAACAGAATCTCAAGTAATCATTACACTTATGATCAAGAATGTTCAGAAGAATAATATAAATGTGGCATTTTCAGAAAATGAGTTGTCTGCAGTGGTGAAACTTCCATCTGGAGAGGACTATAGTTTAAAGCTTTCACTTATTCATCCTATAGTACCTGAACAGAGCACCTTTAAAATACTTTCAACAaagattgaaataaaaatgaaaaagtcagaGGCCGTAAGATGGGAGAAGCTGGAGGGACAAAGAGATGTATCCAAACCCAAACAATTCACACCAGATTCAAAGCACACGTATCCATCATCCTCTCATTATACAAGGAATTGGGACAAATTAGTTGGTGAgatcaaggaagaagaaaagaatgaaaagttagAAGGAGATGCAGCtttaaacaaattatttcaaCAGATCTATTCAGATGGTTCTGATGAAGTGAAGCGTgccatgaacaagtcatttatgGAGTCTGGAGGCACAGTTCTGAGTACCAACTGGTCTGATGTAGGTAAAAGGAAAGTTGATGTTAATCCTCCTGATGACATGGAATGGAAAAAGTTCTAAATAAATCAGTTTGCTATCAGTGTATTGAGTATACTCACCTAATGTCCACTGTGTCTATATACATTGCATTCTGAATTTGAGAACagaatatttcctttaaaaatgatacctcctctacttctctactttAGAAGTTGCTTTTCCTGCAGTTATTCTAGGTGTCTGATCAAGTATGAAGTTCACGTTTTATCATTTCTGTAATTAAGGGTTCCAGAAATTCATTTGTCTTGTTTTCTGCTAGATAGATTAGTTCTGTACTTCTGTAGGGAGGGGAAATCATTCATTGGATATCTAGGATTCTTGCCTTATTTTTGATGCACAGTGTTCACTTaatttattagatttggccccCTTGGGTGAACATAGGTTTTTTTCAACTGATATGTTACATTGTGTTTGCTTTTTAACTCTGCCTCTGAATGAAGATGTAAATATActttttctatgaaaaaaaaatgttaattaggTCTACCGGCTGATTGTTAAACTAAAGCATATTGGAGGGGATTCATGAACTACAATAGTAGGATCAACTCCACATAGAGTTAGCTTTAGAACCTGAAGTAGCAGCCAACTTCTGGGAGCCAGCCTCCTAGGTGCAGTGAGAATTAGGGAGTACCTCATAGTATAAGAGATTTTGTCAGTATTCTCTAATACAAAATGGAAAGGTGTGGGCTTAATGGTGATTCAATTAGATGTGTTATGATAGAGAGAGGTTCTCTAATGTAGGGTTGTCTCTAATGGAGACAGATCTTTGTCTAATATATTCCCCTGGTGTACTTAACCTTAAAAACCCTTTCAAAAACTGAGTTTGTTCTATTGAATCCATGCTACCTCTTGGTGatcattatttccttttccaagtgCTCACATGCTAACTATTCAATAATAGTTACTAAAATGCTGATAGGAAGAGTTTTCAAGATCATCAGCCTATAGTTCGAGAATATTACCTTTTAACCCTCTTTTGAATACGAGTGCAATATTGACCCATATCCAGTCCTGTGGCATCTCTACAGCACTCCAGGATTTTGAAGGTCACTGACAGAAGTTTACATCTACAAATTCTTTCACAGTGCTGAGATTTGGTTCAACTACACCTGGCAACTTGAACTCATCAAGAGGCATCGTGCTGTAGTGGAAGGTGTACTGTCTTAGGAATCAGAACAAGATGTATTTTTCTGACCAAAGTTGAAATCCTGCCATCAACATTTACTAGCcctgtgatcatgggcaaatcacttaatctatctgagtttcaatttcctcattaaaaaaatagaaatagattaTAGCTTTAGTATCTACTTCACAAAGATGGAATGAAATAatggacttctgggagccaagatggtggagtaagcagcaaatcaccataactctcccatattcacctccaaacaaacataaaataacaCCCCAAAGCAAATCCTGGAAAagtagaaccagcaaaaagatgggatgaaacaaacttttagcccaagaaattAGGAAGAGCCCCAGTGCAGTAGAGCAGGCAAAAGCCAACACCAAGACCTCCAGTGTGCCTCAGCATGGCTggggaatgggcagactccagcACTCCAAACTCCACATACTTCACTGTAGCCTCAGGGAAATACAGAAgtaccacccccccaccctcagcacatgccagacaccagcactaacaccccagctcagcaccaggtaagttgCCAGACCCTTATGGTCTCCAGAAATGCCagccaccaccccctccccacttgACCCCTTCATCATAGGACCAGAGATGAGGTTCCCCTGAGGgcttcagggcaacatcagtgcagcaccaggtaaacagccagggcctgcagctcctggcacaagaagcctgagacagtaaCCTTTCTACACTGGGAGCAGAGTTCAGAtctaaaagaaagatgaaaagaccaaaaaaatgagcaaaagacaacaaaaatataaagaatctgatcatagaaagttattatgatgacagggaagatcaagacataaactcagaagaagacaatgatgttaAAACACCTAtgagcaaaaccccaaagaaaaataggaagtggtctcaagcccagaaagaactcatggaagagctcaaaaaggagtttaaaaaccaGGTAGGaaagttagaagaaaaaataggaaaagaaatgagagtgaagcaagagaattgtgaaaaaagggacaacagcttagaaaaagaaaataactgcttaaaaaatagaattagtcaaatgtaaaaggagatacaaaagtccactgaagaaaacaactccttaaaaattacaattggccaaatggaaaaggaagtacaaaagctaactgaggaaaacaattccttaaaagttagaattgggcaaatggaagctaatgactctatgagacatcaagaatcaatcaaaccaGAGGCACCTAGAtaactcagtggacagagcactggccctggagtcaggaggacctgagttcaaatctggtctcagacacttgacacacttactagctgtgtgaccttgggcaagtctcttaattgtcctgccttcccctctccaaaaaaaaaaaagaatcaaacaaattcaaaagaataaaaatatatatatatggagagagagagatatatgtatgtatatgtgtgccaCACATAcacaatgtgtgtatatatatacacatacacacagatatatacatgcatatatactctctattattaatatatatgcatatatatatacatatatatgataggGGGGaggaaacataaaatacctcattgggaaataactgacctgggaaatagatccaggagacacaatATCAGAATCagtggactacctaaaagccataatcaaaaagaggacctggacataatctttcaagaaattatcatggaaaactgccctgatatcctggaatcagaaagtaaaataaaacagaatctttcctcaaggagcttacattttattgaagAAGCTCGCATCCCATCTATTAATCATTTGTTACCAGGCAATGAAGTATAAAGGAGACTGTATATGAAAACATAAGTCCGTAGAATTTATAAGTCGGGATCATttaatccaaacttctcattttagaggtgaggaaaccagAGCCATTAGTAGTCTTTTTGGCCCCCAGCACAAAGCATGTCCAGATTAAGCATAAAATCAAGTCATATCAACGTTTTTACTCCATGAGAAAATAAGAAGCAAAACAACTTAAGGTAAGAGGAATCAGTTACCACACAGGCTTCTATGCTGCTGAAGGAATTAGATGCATTAGATTTTTTAGATTAGATTAGAACGTATTAGATTTTTGATCACTCTAAAGGTCAGCGTTCTGAGGCCCAGTTTGTTCTGTTTTAGTTATGGATAGAAAACTGAAGTCCATGTAGGCAAAGTGATTAGCCCAAGGCTCCAATTGCTAGTACTTAGTAGAATCAGGAATCAAACTTAGTCTCTCAGTGTCCAGAGTCAATGTTCTCCCTGCTACACCATAGTTGTCTCTAAATGAGAGCTCcatggaggagagagggatttAAGCTACACTTTGAAACGTAAGTAGGTTGTACTTTGAATAGACCCATAATAGGTGAGGGAATCAACATAAGTAAAGACTGAGAGTTTGGATTGctatggggataataagaacagCTTGCCTAAagcaaattccatttaaaaactaTAATACTCAGCAGGTTCTGCAGAAATATGAGTATTTTCTTCCCTCGAATGAAAACGCATCCTTCCCCTTTTGCCATCTTCCCTCCACAGGGAAGAGCCAACAAAGATAGCCTGGAGAACAGAAACCTGGACCAGACTATCCAATTGTAACCAATATGATGCTACTTCTTCCTTTACTGGTCACTGACTTTAGAACAAAAACAGACACAGGCACAGGCATAGCAGAAACTGACCTAGACACTCCAGGGAAAGTTTGGACTTCAAAGCTGTTGTTTTGTTTATTAGAGAAGGTGGTGGAGTCAAAGAGTGGGTTTCAGAGAATTACTTTCACAATAGTCTGAGTTTCTATACAAATCCAATTTGCACTTCAACCCACTGGCAGCTGGCTTTGGAGTTTAGGAAAGGAAGAGTCATTCTAGATCACCATCTAGTGGTGATTCCAACTCATAACACCTAGTGACTTGGAGCTGTTCAATACAGAGGAGCTGTTTTTAAGGTACTGATTAAATAACTTGAAACCTTGAACTCTCTTTTCCAAAGAGACTCTCTAACCTTTTAGTTACAGGATGTGATTACCTCTTCCAGGGATATGTTTAGTGCCCTCTAGATCTTGTCAGTGTGGACCTGGACTGAGTATGTAATGAGGTGGCACAGAATACATGTGCTATGGTTTTTAGGGATACCAAGGAAAGCTCATACCCTTCTCaaaagattctctctctccctctccctcttcatgaAGGGGTGAGATTCCAGGATCGTTGGTAGAGGGGAGaggctggggtgtgtgtgtgtgtgtgtgtgtgtgtgtgtgtgtgtgtgtgtgtgtggaagagggggaggggcaaagggagggagagaggcagagagagagagggagaatctTTTATTTGTACACCACTTTcgtttccaaatatatccctcttcAACCCAGAAATCCATGCCCTGCagcaaagaagataaaataattttaaaaatcacttcacTGAAACTTACACGTAAACCTTACTGTGTATACAGTGTTCCACATTccccaatgcaaaaaaaaaaaaaagaaaaaaagaaaggaggtacattttctcttctcctctctggaagccctcaaccctttaatttttgtttttgacacATTAATATACAAATCTCCCTAGGAGGGATAATGTTCTAAACTTGTCACTGCTCATGCATATGAATGTAAGATGTTGGACAGAAGTATAAAACTCAAAGTGACCTTAGATAGTATAACTGCATAGACCAAGACAAATAAGgtcaaatgacctgcccaaggtcatacagctggtaagtaagAAATCTAAGAGCAGGGTTTTTTTCTACTTAATTTTACTTATGGCTTTTGCCTGTTTCTAGATCTATTTCACCCTGCTCAAAGCAGGCAAACCAACCTGGAAAAGCCAAGGGTCAAATgtatttcaaaaaataaacttGCAGTCTCATGCCCAATTGGGCTTCCTCAGAATAAACCCTAACTGACTTGGCAGTCTGGACAAGCCTTTGGGGCCTCTCTCTACAAGCAAGTAATATAAATCAGCAACCCTAGGGATTGGCCACATGACTCCTCTTGACTTTAGAACACCCATGGAGATTAAAAATCCCTAGCAATCTTGAGAGCAGGAAGAGGCTTTTTGTAGTTGACATGAT
It encodes the following:
- the LOC118845574 gene encoding protein SGT1 homolog, translating into MAAAGPATASGLFPPPSDRQIEEDPQAAAEALTRALEEKPDDIEYYCQRAYAHILLKNYYEAVVDAKKSLGLNPNNSIALLRKGIGEYHEKNYAEALESFTEGHKLDDTDNTFNTWIKRCQETKNKEVSEPGMIVQQQTQQSKIKYDWYQTESQVIITLMIKNVQKNNINVAFSENELSAVVKLPSGEDYSLKLSLIHPIVPEQSTFKILSTKIEIKMKKSEAVRWEKLEGQRDVSKPKQFTPDSKHTYPSSSHYTRNWDKLVGEIKEEEKNEKLEGDAALNKLFQQIYSDGSDEVKRAMNKSFMESGGTVLSTNWSDVGKRKVDVNPPDDMEWKKF